The Chlorocebus sabaeus isolate Y175 chromosome 1, mChlSab1.0.hap1, whole genome shotgun sequence genome includes a region encoding these proteins:
- the OR51A4 gene encoding olfactory receptor 51A4, with translation MSIINTSYVDITTFFLVGLPGLEYAHIWISIPICSMYLIAVLGNCTILFIKTEPSLHEPMYYFLSMLAMSDLGLSLLSLPTMLSIFLFNAPEISSNACFAQEFFIHGFSVLESSVLLIMSFDRFLAIHNPLRYTSILTTVRVAQIGIVFSFKSMLLVLPFPFTLRSLRYCKKNQLSHSYCLHQDVMKLACSDNRIDVIYGFFGALCLMIDFILIAVSYILILKTVLGIASKKEQFKALNTCVSHICAVIIFYLPIINLAVVHRFACHVSPIINVLMANVLLLVPPLMDPIVYCIKTKQIRVRVVAKLCQRKI, from the coding sequence ATGTCCATTATCAACACATCATATGTTGACATCACCACCTTCTTCTTGGTTGGGTTGCCAGGGCTAGAATATGCACACATCTGGATATCTATCCCCATCTGCAGCATGTATCTTATTGCTGTTCTAGGAAATTGCACCATCCTTTTTATCAAGACAGAGCCCTCCTTGCATGAGCCCATGTACTATTTTCTTTCCATGTTGGCTATGTCTGACTTGGGTTTGTCTTTATTGTCTCTGCCCACTATGTTAAGCATCTTCCTGTTCAATGCTCCTGAAATTTCATCCAATGCCTGCTTTGCCCAGGAATTCTTCATTCATGGATTCTCAGTACTGGAGTCCTCAGTCCTCCTGATCATGTCATTTGATAGATTCCTAGCCATCCACAACCCTCTGAGATACACCTCAATCCTGACAACTGTCAGAGTTGCCCAAATAGGAATAGTATTCTCCTTTAAGAGCATGCTCCTggttcttcctttccctttcactTTAAGAAGCTTGAGATATTGTAAGAAAAACCAGTTATCCCACTCCTACTGTCTCCACCAGGATGTCATGAAGTTGGCCTGCTCTGACAACAGAATTGATGTCATCTATGGCTTTTTTGGAGCACTCTGCCTGATGATAGATTTTATTCTCATTGCCGTGTCTTACATCCTGATCCTCAAGACTGTACTGGGAATTGCATCCAAAAAAGAGCAGTTTAAGGCTCTCAATACTTGTGTTTCACACATCTGTGCAGTGATCATCTTCTACCTGCCCATCATTAACCTGGCCGTTGTCCACCGCTTTGCCTGTCACGTCTCTCCCATCATTAATGTTCTTATGGCAAATGTTCTCTTACTTGTACCTCCACTAATGGACCCAATTGTTTATTGTATAAAGACTAAACAGATTAGAGTGAGAGTTGTAGCAAAATTGTGTCAACGGAAGATTTAA
- the OR51G2 gene encoding LOW QUALITY PROTEIN: olfactory receptor 51G2 (The sequence of the model RefSeq protein was modified relative to this genomic sequence to represent the inferred CDS: inserted 1 base in 1 codon) — protein sequence MTLGSLGNGSSHVSATFLLSGIPGXPLCFMYLVSILGNCTILFIIKTECSLHEPMYLFLSMLALIDLGLSLCTLPTVLSIFWVGAREISHDACFAQLFFIHCLSFLESSVLLSMAFDRFVAICCPLHYASILTNTVIGRIGLISLGRSVALIFPLPFMLKRFTYCGSPVLSHSYCLHQEVMKLACANMKANSIYGMFVIVSTVGIDSLLILFSYALILHTVLSIASRAERLKALNTCVSHICAVLLFYTPMIGLSVIHRFGKQAPTLVQVVMGFMYLLFPPVMNPIVYSVKTKQIRDRVTHAFCY from the exons ATGACCCTGGGATCCCTGGGAAACGGCAGCAGCCACGTGTCTGCTACCTTCTTGCTGAGTGGCATTCCTG TCCCACTGTGCTTCATGTACCTGGtttccatcctgggcaactgCACAATTCTTTTCATCATTAAAACAGAGTGCTCACTCCATGAACCTATGTATCTCTTCTTGTCCATGCTGGCTCTGATTGACCTGGGTCTGTCCCTTTGCACTCTCCCTACAGTCCTCAGCATCTTTTGGGTTGGGGCACGAGAAATTAGCCACGATGCCTGCTTTGCTCAGCTCTTTTTCATTCACTGCTTATCCTTCCTCGAGTCCTCTGTGCTACTGTCTATGGCCTTTGACCGCTTTGTGGCTATCTGCTGCCCCTTGCACTATGCTTCCATTCTCACCAACACGGTCATTGGCAGGATTGGCCTGATCTCTCTGGGTCGTAGTGTAGCACTTATTTTTCCATTGCCTTTTATGCTGAAAAGATTCACCTATTGTGGCTCCCCAGTTCTCTCACATTCTTATTGTCTCCACCAAGAAGTGATGAAATTGGCCTGTGCCAATATGAAGGCCAACAGCATCTATGGCATGTTTGTCATCGTCTCTACAGTGGGTATAGACTCACTGCTCATCCTCTTCTCTTACGCTCTGATCCTGCACACCGTGCTGTCCATCGCCTCCAGGGCTGAGAGACTCAAGGCTCTTAACACCTGTGTTTCCCACATCTGTGCTGTGCTGCTCTTCTACACTCCCATGATTGGCCTCTCTGTCATCCATCGCTTTGGAAAGCAGGCACCCACCCTGGTCCAGGTGGTCATGGGTTTCATgtatcttctctttcctcccgTGATGAATCCCATTGTCTACAGTGTGAAGACTAAACAGATCCGGGATCGAGTGACCCATGCCTTTTGTTACTAA
- the OR51A7 gene encoding LOW QUALITY PROTEIN: olfactory receptor 51A7 (The sequence of the model RefSeq protein was modified relative to this genomic sequence to represent the inferred CDS: inserted 1 base in 1 codon; substituted 2 bases at 2 genomic stop codons), translating to MSVLNDSKVKLFLLIGIPGLXHAHIWFSIPICLMYLAAIMGNCTILFTIKTEPLFREPVYYFLTMLAVSDMGLSLSSLPTMLRIFLFNAMGISPDACFAHEFFIHGFTLMESSVLLIMPLDRFIAIYNPLRYSSILTSNRLAKMGLILATRSILLVLPFPFTLRRLKYCQKNLLSXSYCLHQDTMKLACSDNKTNVNYGFFVALCTMLDLALIVLSYVLILKTILSIASLAERLKALNTCVFHICAVLTFYVPIITLAAMHRFAKHKSPLVVILIADMFLLVPSLMNLIVYCVKTXQIREKILGKLLNVCGR from the exons ATGTCTGTTCTCAATGACTCCAAAGTCAAGCTTTTCCTTCTGATTGGGATCCCAGGACTGTAACATGCCCACATTTGGTTCTCCATCCCCATTTGCCTCATGTACCTGGCTGCCATCATGGGCAACTGCACCATTCTTTTTACCATAAAGACAGAGCCCTTGTTTCGTGAGCCCGTGTATTATTTCCTTACCATGTTGGCTGTCTCTGACATGGGCctgtccctctcctctcttcctaccATGTTGAGGATCTTCTTGTTCAATGCCATGGGAATTTCACCTGATGCCTGCTTTGCTCACGAATTCTTCATTCATGGATTCACTCTCATGGAATCCTCAGTACTTCTAATTATGCCTTTGGACCGCTTTATTGCCATTTACAATCCCTTAAGATACAGTTCTATCCTCACTAGCAACAGGCTTGCTAAAATGGGACTTATTTTAGCCACTAGGAGCATTCTCTTAGTGCTTCCATTTCCTTTCACTCTAAGGAGATTAAAATATTGTCAAAAGAATCTTCTTT ACTCATACTGTCTTCATCAGGATACCATGAAGCTGGCCTGCTCTGACAACAAGACCAATGTCAACTATGGCTTTTTCGTTGCTCTCTGTACTATGCTGGACTTGGCATTGATTGTTTTGTCTTATGTGCTGATCTTGAAGACTATACTCAGCATTGCATCTTTAGCAGAGAGGCTTAAAGCCCTAAATACCTGTGTCTTCCACATCTGTGCTGTGCTCACCTTCTATGTGCCCATCATCACCCTGGCTGCCATGCATCGCTTTGCCAAGCACAAAAGCCCTCTTGTTGTGATCCTTATTGCAGATATGTTCTTGTTGGTGCCGTCCCTTATGAATCTCATTGTGTACTGTGTAAAGACTTGACAAATCCGGGAGAAGATCTTGGGGAAGTTGCTTAATGTATGTGGGAGATAA